The following nucleotide sequence is from uncultured Erythrobacter sp..
GACGGCGGATCGCGCGTCGTCGTGAATTGCGGCGGTGCGGCTATGTCGGGCGGACAAGTTCCTGCACGGATCGGGCAGGGGCTTCGCGCGACGGCGGCACATTCGACGCTGGTTCTAGACAACGCGAATTCCACTGCAGTGCTGCTTCACGGCAAGCTCGGTAAGGGCGCAGAACTGGTCGAGACCGAAACCCGCGAACTCACGCGGCAACATGGCAGCGCGACCCGGATGGAGGCGAGCCATGATGGCTACGCCGCGCGCTTTGGCTTGACGCATCGCCGCGTGCTGACCCTGCGCGATGATGGCCATCAGCTCGCGGGCGAGGACATCCTCGTTCCAGTTTCGCGCAAGGGCAAGCGCGGCAAGATTGGCTTTGCGATCCGGTTCCATTTGGGGCGCGGAGTCGAGGCACACCTTTCCGATGATGGGCGAGGCGCGAGCCTGCTGCTGCCCAATGGCCGGCTGTGGCAATTCCGGCTTGCCGCTGATGGCCCCGATGCGAGCAATCTCAAACTGGCTTGCGAAGACAGTCTGTGGGTCGACGGCGAAGGCCGTCCACATGGGACCGAGCAATTGGTGATCGAAGGAATGACGTCGCGTGGCGGGGGGCAATTCTCCTGGCTGCTCAAGAAAATGGGATAGATCCCAAAGGGCAAGAAGAATGGGTGATTTGACGATCAAGCGGGCGCTGCTGTCAGTGTCCGACAAAAGCGGTTTGGCGGAACTGGGCGCTGCCTTGGCGTCACGCGGTGTGGAACTGGTGAGCACAGGAGGCACCGCGAGAACCTTGCGCGAAGCGGGCCTGGAAGTTCGTGATGTTTCCGACCTTACCGGCTTCCCCGAGATGATGGATGGCCGGGTCAAGACCCTCCATCCCAAGGTGCATGGCGGGTTGCTGGCGCTGCGCGACAATGATGAACACGTCGCCGCGATGACCGAACATGAAATCGGCGCGATCGATCTGGTTGTGGTCAATCTCTACCCGTTTGAGGCGACCGTTGCGAAGGGTGCATCCCGCGAAGAGATCATCGAGAACATTGATATTGGCGGACCAAGTATGGTGCGCTCGGCGGCGAAGAATCACGGCTTCGTGACGATCATGACGGACGCGGCGGACTATGCCGAGCTGCTCGAAGAGCTGGACGCCAATGATGGTGCGACCAGCGAAGCGTTCCGGATACGCATGGCAGGCAAGGCCTATGCCCGGACCGCCGCATACGATGCCGCCATCGCCAACTGGTTCGCGTTCGGCGATGCCTTCACCCATCCGCTCGGCATGGAGGCGCTGAAGGCCACGCCATTCACAGACACGATGCCGCTGGCGTTCAAGCGTGACGACGTGCTGCGTTACGGTGAGAACCCGCACCAATCGGCAGCGATCTATATCCCGCAGGTCACCGGCACATCAGGCGTCCCGCAGGCTGAGCAATTGCAGGGCAAGGCGCTCAGCTACAACAATTTGAACGACGCCGATGCCGCTTTGGAGCTCGCTGCCGAATTCGCCGGGAGCGATCCGGCGGTCGTGATCGTCAAGCACGCCAACCCATGCGGCGTCGCTCAGGGTGGCTCTCTGCTCGATGCATGGAACGCGGCGCTGCAATGCGACAGCGTTTCGGCCTTTGGCGGGATCGTCGCGGTCAACACCGAGCTTGACGGCGCGACCGCCGAGGCCATCGCCGCAATCTTCACAGAAGTGGTGATCGCTCCCAAGGTCAGTGCCGAGGCGCGCGAGGTGTTCGCCCGTAAAAAGAACCTGCGCTTGCTCGAATGCGGGACCTTGCCCGATCCTAGGCGCGGCGGCTTTGCGATGAAGACCATCGCGGGCGGGATGCTGATCCAGGGTCGCGACAATGGCTCGGTGAGCGAAGCGGATCTCAAGGTCGTAACCAAGCGCGAACCGACGCCGCAGGAATTGAAGGATTGCCTGTTCGCCTGGACAGTTGCGCGTCATGTGAAATCCAATGCGATTGTCTACGCCAAAGACGGCGCGACCGCCGGTATAGGTGCTGGCCAGATGAACCGCCGCGATTCCGCTCGCATTGCCGCGATCAAGGCGACTGAGGCAGCTGAAACCTACGAATGGGCTGCGCCCAAGACGGTCGGTAGCGCGGTAGCTTCGGACGCTTTCTTCCCCTTCGCCGACGGCCTGATCGCAGCTGCGGAAGCAGGCGCAACAGCCGTGATTCAGCCCGGCGGATCTATCCGCGACGAAGAAGTCATTGCAGCGGCGGACGAGGCAGGCCTGGCAATGGTCCTAACCGGGATGCGGCATTTCAGGCATTAGTTTGTTGCGCCCTCAAGCGCCGGGCGCAGCGCATCCGCGCTGCTTGGCTTCCGCGCCATAAGGCGCAACGGGCGGTCGCCCTTGCGACGCCTGCGGCGTCGAACCAGTGCAATTTTGCTACTTTGTCGCGGAGCACGGTCGCGCCAGCGACCGCAAGGCCGACTGGCCGCCCGCAGCGATGCGATCTCTGATCGCATGAGCGAGGATATCGCATCCCGGATGGGATGCGTAATACAAAGACTCCCGCGCCCGGCGTCTGAGGGTGGGAAAGTTGCAGCGCAACTTTTCCCAAGAACAAACGTAACTTTGTCGCGGTTTGTCGCGAATGGCTTTCCTGACAGCAATGTTCACTGAGCTGAAAGCCCTGAACGGTATGGAACCGATGACACAACACACAGACCCCCGACGAGATTCGAAAATGGCCCTCTTCACCCCCGACCTGTACCGCAATTTCGGCATCGGCTTTGTTGCCACTGCGCTTGCCCTTGGTGCAGCCTCGATCGACGATTGGTCACAGGTCAACGCTGATTTCGCGCCGGCTGCGCAGGCCGCCGAAGTGCCTTTTGAGCCGGTCGAAGTCGCGCCTGAATTTTTGATCGAGGTCGAAGAATGAAGCGCCTGACGCTCGGCATCGCTGCCGCTTCGCTCGCCATTTCCGGTTGTGCCGCTCCCGCATTCGCGGAAGAGCCGGTCAATGCTCCCGCCCCCAAGCGCATCGCCAAGGAAGGCGCTGGGCTGAAAACCGCGATTTTCGCGGGTGGCTGCTTCTGGGGCGTCGAAGGCGTCTTCAGCCATGTCAAAGGCGTGAAGTCTGCGGTTGCCGGCTATCACGGCGGCGCTGCTGGCACGGCCAAGTACAACCGCATCATCACCGGCACAACCAACCATGCCGAAGCGGTCAAGATCACCTATGATCCCTATGTCGTGCGCTATGACGAGCTGCTGCGGATCTTCTTCTCGGTGGTCGCTGATCCAACGCTGAAGAACCGCCAGGGACCGGATGTCGGTGCGCATTACCGCACGGCGCTGGTCCCCCTTAACGCCGAACAGCGCGCCGTTGCGTCAGCCTATCTGAAGCAAATGGGTTCCTCGCGCGTCTGGAAGCGTCCGATCGTGACCAAGATCGAAAGCCACAAGAAGTTCTACGCCGCTGAGACCTATCATCAGGACTTCATGGCCAAGAACCCGCGCCACGGATACATCCTGCGCTGGGACAAGCCCAAGGTTCGGGCGCTCAAAGCGATGTTCCCTTCAGATTACCGGCCGAGATTCCTGCGCGACGGCTGATGCCCGGCCGGATTTGACGCTTGGCTGGCATCACCGGGCGAGTGTGCCTATATTCCCGGCATGGACACCAAACTGAAAGAAGCGCCGCATTCGCACGCGCACCAGGAATTGAGCGGCGAAAGTCTCGTCGCGGCGGCGCGTGCGTCACTAATCGAGTCGGGCGAGCAGTGGACCGGCATGCGCGAGGCCGTGTTCACCGAGCTGGCGAAGCATGAGCGCCCAGCCTCAGCTTACGATATCGCGGACAATCTATCGCAGGCGCGCGGAAAACGCGTCGCGCCCAACAGCATTTACCGCATTCTTGACCTGTTCGTGTCGAACAATCTCGCCATGCGGGTCGAAAGCTCCAACGCTTATCTCGCCAACACCCACCCGGGCTGCGCGCATGATTGTATTTTCCTTGTCTGTGACGAATGCGGCGAGGCGACCCATGTCGATGATGAAGAAGTCAGCCGGACGGTGCGCAAGATTGCTTCGTCGAAGCAATTCAAGCCCGAGAGGCCGGTCCTGGAGATTCGCGGGCTTTGCCAAGCTTGCGCCTGACGCAACTGTCACTCGATATTGACACAGCGATCATTGCGTAAAACTCACACTTAGCAGACAAACCGTTGCTCACGAGCGACGACCCGTTCATCGACAGGCAGGATTTGAGGGTGTAAAGCTTTTGATATGAGTCGATCACCAGAAACGCCGTTGCTCGATCAGGTCCCGACACCCGACGAGCTTCGCCAACTCCAGCCCGAACAACTCCGGCAATTGTCCGACGAACTGCGCGCCGAGATGATCGACGCGGTGAGTACGTCAGGCGGGCATCTGGGTTCGGGTCTCGGTGTGGTCGAACTGACCGTGGCGATCCATTACGTCTTCAACACGCCCGACGACAAGCTGGTGTGGGACGTCGGCCACCAATGCTACCCGCATAAGATCATCACCGGAAGGCGCGACCGAATCCGGACCTTGCGGCAAGGCGGAGGCCTCAGCGGCTTCACCAAGCGTGCCGAGAGTGAATACGATCCGTTCGGCGCGGCGCACTCGTCGACGTCTATTTCCGCGGCGCTTGGCTTCGCCATGGCCAACAAGCTGAATGACAAGCCTGGACGCGGGATCGCGGTAATCGGCGACGGCGCGATGAGCGCGGGCATGGCCTACGAAGCGATGAACAACGCCGCGCAGGCGGGAAATCGG
It contains:
- the purH gene encoding bifunctional phosphoribosylaminoimidazolecarboxamide formyltransferase/IMP cyclohydrolase, translated to MGDLTIKRALLSVSDKSGLAELGAALASRGVELVSTGGTARTLREAGLEVRDVSDLTGFPEMMDGRVKTLHPKVHGGLLALRDNDEHVAAMTEHEIGAIDLVVVNLYPFEATVAKGASREEIIENIDIGGPSMVRSAAKNHGFVTIMTDAADYAELLEELDANDGATSEAFRIRMAGKAYARTAAYDAAIANWFAFGDAFTHPLGMEALKATPFTDTMPLAFKRDDVLRYGENPHQSAAIYIPQVTGTSGVPQAEQLQGKALSYNNLNDADAALELAAEFAGSDPAVVIVKHANPCGVAQGGSLLDAWNAALQCDSVSAFGGIVAVNTELDGATAEAIAAIFTEVVIAPKVSAEAREVFARKKNLRLLECGTLPDPRRGGFAMKTIAGGMLIQGRDNGSVSEADLKVVTKREPTPQELKDCLFAWTVARHVKSNAIVYAKDGATAGIGAGQMNRRDSARIAAIKATEAAETYEWAAPKTVGSAVASDAFFPFADGLIAAAEAGATAVIQPGGSIRDEEVIAAADEAGLAMVLTGMRHFRH
- the msrA gene encoding peptide-methionine (S)-S-oxide reductase MsrA, with the translated sequence MKRLTLGIAAASLAISGCAAPAFAEEPVNAPAPKRIAKEGAGLKTAIFAGGCFWGVEGVFSHVKGVKSAVAGYHGGAAGTAKYNRIITGTTNHAEAVKITYDPYVVRYDELLRIFFSVVADPTLKNRQGPDVGAHYRTALVPLNAEQRAVASAYLKQMGSSRVWKRPIVTKIESHKKFYAAETYHQDFMAKNPRHGYILRWDKPKVRALKAMFPSDYRPRFLRDG
- a CDS encoding Fur family transcriptional regulator, whose amino-acid sequence is MDTKLKEAPHSHAHQELSGESLVAAARASLIESGEQWTGMREAVFTELAKHERPASAYDIADNLSQARGKRVAPNSIYRILDLFVSNNLAMRVESSNAYLANTHPGCAHDCIFLVCDECGEATHVDDEEVSRTVRKIASSKQFKPERPVLEIRGLCQACA